One Brassica napus cultivar Da-Ae chromosome C4, Da-Ae, whole genome shotgun sequence genomic region harbors:
- the LOC111205843 gene encoding CLAVATA3/ESR (CLE)-related protein 7-like, giving the protein MACKALLLFFVLTFLLVTGIEGRIVRVSNNKDAESEDLLQRLGYNVSELKRLGEISARSEINRFSPGGPDPQHHSYPLSSKP; this is encoded by the coding sequence ATGGCTTGTAAGGccttactattattttttgtgCTCACATTTCTACTGGTAACTGGAATAGAAGGGAGGATAGTTCGGGTTTCGAACAATAAAGATGCTGAAAGCGAAGATCTTTTGCAACGGTTAGGATACAATGTTTCCGAACTAAAGCGTCTTGGAGAGATTTCAGCACGAAGTGAAATAAACAGATTTTCTCCAGGAGGGCCAGATCCTCAACATCACTCCTATCCTTTGTCTTCAAAGCCATGA